From a region of the uncultured Desulfatiglans sp. genome:
- a CDS encoding putative membrane protein (Evidence 3 : Putative function from multiple computational evidences) → MDEIPSKRTPENKRRAVLKALVFAAFIVAAVYVLRFTPVKNFLTAEILGRFLDSAGIWAPIAYMAVYAVGVCLFLPGTLLTGLGAAIFGPYWGFLYVWVGAMLGASAAFLIGRTLGREFAASLIGDRLKKYDDAIERNGFATVLYLRLVYFPFTPMNFGMGLTKVRFWDYIVGTGLGIIVGTFIFTFFIGTLKQVWASGNWGKLVSFKVFFSIGLFIFSFFIPKIIKKIKGEGKHDKGSPA, encoded by the coding sequence GTGGATGAAATACCCAGTAAAAGAACCCCGGAAAATAAAAGGCGAGCCGTTCTCAAGGCCCTTGTATTCGCAGCCTTCATCGTCGCGGCTGTTTATGTGTTGAGGTTCACACCGGTAAAAAATTTCCTCACCGCCGAAATACTTGGCCGGTTCCTGGATAGCGCGGGCATATGGGCGCCCATCGCGTACATGGCCGTCTATGCCGTCGGCGTGTGTCTGTTCCTGCCCGGCACCCTTCTCACCGGGTTGGGGGCGGCGATCTTCGGACCCTACTGGGGCTTTCTGTATGTGTGGGTCGGGGCCATGCTGGGGGCGAGCGCGGCCTTTCTCATCGGCCGAACCCTGGGGAGGGAGTTTGCCGCATCCCTCATCGGAGACCGGTTAAAGAAATACGATGACGCCATTGAGCGGAACGGCTTTGCAACGGTACTCTACCTGCGCCTCGTCTATTTTCCATTCACCCCCATGAATTTCGGGATGGGACTGACAAAAGTGCGTTTCTGGGACTACATCGTCGGCACGGGCCTGGGCATCATCGTCGGAACCTTTATTTTCACGTTTTTCATCGGCACATTGAAACAGGTATGGGCCTCGGGAAACTGGGGGAAACTCGTCTCCTTCAAGGTGTTCTTCTCAATCGGCCTGTTCATCTTCTCTTTCTTCATTCCGAAGATCATTAAGAAGATCAAAGGTGAAGGAAAGCATGATAAAGGATCTCCAGCATGA
- a CDS encoding hypothetical protein (Evidence 5 : Unknown function) has protein sequence MEASGELTAGKRLPALFNLYLSEELPALDA, from the coding sequence TTGGAGGCTTCGGGGGAGTTGACTGCTGGAAAACGGTTGCCCGCGCTTTTCAACCTTTACCTCAGTGAGGAGCTACCCGCCCTTGACGCTTAG
- a CDS encoding hypothetical protein (Evidence 5 : Unknown function) produces MGPRLAVQLFSRRGFQLNIHDNGGGHAHTQKTYESGMLPRLLRLRVSLTALNLHGIFTVRMLCVCISR; encoded by the coding sequence ATGGGACCCCGACTTGCCGTCCAACTGTTTTCCAGGCGCGGCTTCCAGCTAAACATTCATGATAACGGCGGTGGTCATGCCCACACACAAAAAACCTATGAGAGCGGCATGTTGCCGCGGCTGTTGAGGCTTCGAGTCTCTCTCACAGCACTCAACCTGCACGGTATCTTCACGGTAAGGATGCTATGTGTCTGTATATCAAGATAG
- a CDS encoding hypothetical protein (Evidence 5 : Unknown function) encodes MTEEKTKIVLAGDIGGTKANLAVLALTPVFVPPWQKRSSQAQIIQAWKFLYRNFFAGIE; translated from the coding sequence ATGACAGAAGAAAAGACAAAGATAGTTCTGGCCGGCGATATCGGGGGAACCAAGGCCAACCTGGCCGTTTTAGCACTGACTCCGGTCTTCGTGCCCCCTTGGCAGAAGCGATCCTCCCAAGCGCAGATTATCCAAGCCTGGAAGTTCTTGTATAGGAATTTCTTTGCTGGTATCGAGTAA
- a CDS encoding conserved hypothetical protein (Evidence 4 : Unknown function but conserved in other organisms) → MAAKNFVNSSEVIVLPEKNKIFLSQIFDWYERDFGGKEGIRRFLLRYLDKNDKWAFIDRNWSTIKVEYLFYDWNLNH, encoded by the coding sequence ATGGCGGCAAAAAACTTTGTAAATAGCTCAGAAGTCATTGTGTTGCCTGAAAAAAACAAAATTTTCTTGTCTCAGATTTTTGATTGGTACGAAAGGGACTTCGGGGGGAAGGAGGGAATCCGGCGTTTTTTGCTTCGATACCTGGATAAGAACGACAAATGGGCCTTCATAGACCGGAACTGGTCCACCATCAAAGTGGAATACCTCTTCTATGATTGGAATTTAAATCATTGA
- a CDS encoding putative glucokinase (fragment) (Evidence 3 : Putative function from multiple computational evidences) has product MMHETHIGNALGVASVRLLNDLLALAYAVPFLTREDLHVLNKRRTVSGGPMAVVAPATGLGEAYLRWDGTTYRAYASEGGHTDFAPSNALETGLRQYLLKRFEHVTYERVCSGSGLVNIYDCLKDSGYADEPD; this is encoded by the coding sequence ATGATGCATGAAACCCATATCGGGAATGCTCTGGGCGTTGCTTCCGTGCGCTTGCTCAACGATCTGCTCGCTCTCGCCTATGCGGTTCCGTTTTTGACGAGAGAGGATCTGCACGTGTTGAACAAAAGGCGGACGGTATCAGGCGGCCCGATGGCCGTAGTCGCTCCGGCCACCGGTCTTGGCGAAGCGTATCTGAGGTGGGATGGAACGACATATCGAGCCTATGCCTCGGAGGGCGGACACACTGATTTTGCACCGTCGAATGCCCTGGAGACGGGTTTGCGCCAATATCTCCTGAAGCGGTTCGAACATGTCACCTACGAACGTGTCTGCTCCGGCAGCGGCCTGGTGAACATCTATGATTGTCTGAAAGACAGCGGTTATGCTGACGAGCCCGACTAG
- a CDS encoding Radical SAM domain protein (modular protein) translates to MILGYDRTPVIVQAAFDKERPCRLCQGSLEMFISILGAEAENMALEVIASGGVYLGGGIPPQILWAIEDGPFLESFGCKGRMSGHREDMPLHVILNPKAALMGAACHAMAKHHFTENSEWGLKRKLKMGWKISPQVSDILDKAQEFVGISREDAGLLLRLDLESKETYAVMETANRLSRKQFRGKAESHLHIGVNVAPCPFNCSFCSLTEKAGIFKEDVDFSEETILRWAKMGEVQSADALNLMTTGTFSFERLLEIGRLLKREVSVPLVANTRDINHREGEKLLEAGFVGAYHAVRLGEGVDTPFKREKRIQTIQVLNDVGLLWMNCIEPVGPEHSLDDIVDLMFLAKKHRAVYSGVMRRINFPRSPMERFGMITEREMARMVAVSRLVMGDVPRAHCTHEPHSASLMAGANLFFPEVGASPRDGMADTGKGRGKSLGVCRAIFKEMEWDPDLPSNCFPGAASS, encoded by the coding sequence ATGATTTTGGGATATGATCGCACGCCCGTTATCGTCCAGGCGGCCTTCGATAAAGAGCGGCCGTGCAGACTCTGCCAGGGCAGCCTCGAGATGTTCATATCCATTCTTGGTGCGGAGGCGGAGAACATGGCTCTAGAGGTGATAGCATCAGGCGGAGTCTACTTGGGCGGCGGGATTCCGCCTCAGATTCTATGGGCTATTGAGGACGGACCTTTTCTGGAATCCTTCGGGTGCAAGGGCCGGATGTCGGGCCACAGGGAAGATATGCCGCTCCACGTAATCCTGAATCCTAAAGCGGCACTGATGGGAGCGGCCTGCCACGCAATGGCCAAACACCATTTTACTGAAAACAGCGAGTGGGGTCTGAAGAGGAAATTGAAGATGGGATGGAAAATATCACCACAGGTCAGCGACATACTGGATAAGGCCCAAGAATTTGTGGGAATCAGCAGGGAGGATGCAGGGTTACTGTTAAGGCTTGACCTCGAATCCAAAGAGACCTACGCGGTTATGGAAACGGCCAACCGGCTTTCCAGAAAACAGTTCAGGGGTAAAGCAGAGAGCCATCTTCATATCGGGGTGAATGTAGCGCCCTGTCCCTTCAACTGCAGCTTCTGTTCCTTGACGGAAAAGGCCGGTATCTTCAAAGAAGATGTGGATTTTTCAGAAGAGACCATTTTGAGGTGGGCCAAAATGGGCGAGGTTCAGTCTGCGGATGCCCTCAACCTCATGACGACGGGGACGTTTTCCTTCGAGAGGCTGCTGGAGATCGGAAGGCTGCTCAAAAGGGAGGTCTCGGTCCCGCTTGTGGCCAACACCCGGGACATTAACCACCGAGAGGGAGAGAAACTCCTGGAGGCCGGTTTTGTGGGGGCCTATCATGCAGTCCGCCTGGGAGAAGGCGTGGACACCCCCTTTAAAAGAGAGAAGCGTATTCAAACCATCCAGGTTCTCAATGACGTGGGGTTGCTGTGGATGAACTGCATCGAACCGGTGGGACCGGAACACTCCCTGGACGATATTGTGGACCTCATGTTCCTGGCAAAAAAGCATCGTGCCGTATACAGCGGAGTGATGCGGCGCATTAATTTCCCAAGATCTCCCATGGAAAGGTTCGGCATGATCACGGAGCGGGAGATGGCCCGAATGGTGGCGGTCAGCCGGCTGGTGATGGGGGATGTGCCACGCGCCCACTGCACCCACGAACCCCACTCGGCCTCTCTCATGGCGGGGGCCAACCTCTTTTTCCCGGAGGTAGGTGCCAGTCCCAGGGACGGAATGGCCGACACCGGGAAAGGGAGGGGGAAGAGCCTTGGTGTTTGTAGAGCGATCTTTAAAGAAATGGAATGGGACCCCGACTTGCCGTCCAACTGTTTTCCAGGCGCGGCTTCCAGCTAA
- a CDS encoding NMT1/THI5-like protein codes for MFWPKIYFRVILGMAACILMSFSGASRAEDFRVGTWKTPQTIQPFFYERFVPENQKVTVYSFTNPADQKTALLAGSLDMCGTTLAHAIHSASLGQPVVVVAVLCNKGSALVVKRGVAVKEVMDLRRKKIGYVPGTMHEILLREILTRNGLSPEKDVMLTRVDFFDMGMALAGGGIDAFLSGEPLPSLAVAQGYGEILAYPYYDESIGTMNAGMLVRRDSIEGEPERVLELVTAHAKATRYLQSHPEVWLRKASSFGTEMVVLKEAAANIELAWDMDADFIRRARALGDRMEALGIIRKQPDYERLFDLSFVKRVVK; via the coding sequence ATGTTTTGGCCAAAAATATATTTCCGAGTAATCCTCGGAATGGCAGCCTGTATACTGATGTCCTTTTCAGGCGCCTCTCGGGCTGAAGACTTCCGTGTGGGGACTTGGAAGACGCCCCAGACCATACAGCCCTTCTTCTATGAGCGATTTGTTCCCGAAAACCAGAAGGTGACAGTCTATTCCTTCACCAATCCAGCTGATCAAAAGACAGCCCTCCTGGCCGGCAGCCTCGATATGTGCGGCACCACCTTGGCCCACGCCATTCATTCGGCCTCACTCGGTCAACCTGTTGTCGTGGTGGCGGTCCTCTGCAACAAGGGCTCCGCCCTGGTGGTCAAAAGAGGAGTAGCGGTCAAAGAGGTAATGGATCTGAGGAGGAAAAAGATCGGTTATGTCCCTGGAACCATGCACGAAATTCTACTCAGGGAAATCCTGACCCGTAACGGTCTTTCTCCTGAGAAAGACGTCATGTTGACGCGGGTGGATTTTTTCGACATGGGCATGGCCCTGGCAGGGGGCGGCATCGATGCCTTTCTTTCGGGCGAGCCGCTTCCGAGTCTTGCCGTCGCTCAGGGATACGGTGAGATCCTCGCGTATCCTTACTATGACGAGTCGATTGGCACCATGAACGCTGGCATGCTGGTGCGGCGGGATAGCATCGAGGGCGAACCGGAGCGGGTTCTCGAACTGGTCACGGCGCATGCGAAGGCTACGCGATACCTGCAATCCCATCCCGAGGTCTGGCTTCGCAAGGCGTCATCGTTCGGCACAGAAATGGTTGTCCTGAAGGAGGCCGCGGCCAACATCGAGTTGGCGTGGGACATGGACGCCGATTTCATTCGGAGGGCCAGAGCCTTGGGCGACCGGATGGAGGCCCTGGGGATCATCCGAAAGCAACCTGACTATGAGCGGCTTTTCGATCTGTCATTCGTGAAACGGGTGGTGAAATGA
- a CDS encoding ABC transporter, permease protein: MMGPYGRKAVKGSGWCLPWVVPALFCSCWWTVSATGLVPTYLLPPPRDIVEAGYAYLLGAPEGGPYAGRFVRDAAASLWRVFCGFSLAVAVGLPLGILSGRLWIIERLTGTTVNALRAVPGITWLPLALVWFGIGMKATLFLVALAAFFPVFLNAAAGARQVNPLLLQAGAMMGVKRLRGTFAILLPGAMPHIMAGLRLGLGISWAYLVLGELTGVPDGLGAVIMDARMLGRIDMIVVGVIVIAVIGRITDKLLQGGLRLCFKSARRMP, encoded by the coding sequence ATGATGGGACCCTATGGCAGGAAAGCCGTCAAGGGAAGCGGGTGGTGTCTGCCGTGGGTAGTCCCTGCGCTCTTCTGTTCTTGTTGGTGGACGGTGAGTGCCACGGGGCTGGTGCCCACCTACCTGTTGCCTCCCCCACGCGATATCGTCGAGGCCGGCTATGCATACCTCCTGGGGGCGCCCGAAGGAGGTCCTTATGCCGGGCGGTTTGTCCGCGATGCTGCCGCGAGTCTGTGGCGGGTGTTTTGCGGTTTTTCCCTCGCTGTGGCCGTCGGTCTTCCACTCGGGATCCTTTCCGGGCGTCTGTGGATCATCGAGCGTCTCACAGGCACGACCGTCAATGCGTTGCGGGCCGTCCCAGGCATCACCTGGCTTCCACTGGCCCTGGTCTGGTTCGGCATCGGGATGAAAGCCACTCTGTTCCTGGTGGCCCTGGCCGCGTTTTTCCCGGTTTTCTTGAATGCGGCCGCGGGGGCGAGGCAGGTGAACCCGTTGCTCCTCCAGGCAGGCGCCATGATGGGCGTCAAGAGGTTGAGGGGCACCTTCGCTATCCTTCTTCCGGGGGCCATGCCCCACATCATGGCCGGGCTGCGCCTGGGATTGGGCATCTCCTGGGCCTATCTTGTCCTGGGGGAGTTGACCGGGGTCCCGGACGGGCTGGGGGCTGTGATCATGGATGCCCGGATGCTCGGGCGCATCGATATGATCGTCGTAGGAGTCATCGTGATCGCCGTCATTGGACGGATCACGGATAAACTGCTTCAGGGCGGGTTGCGGCTGTGCTTCAAGAGCGCGAGGAGGATGCCGTGA